The Acidimicrobiales bacterium nucleotide sequence CTGCTCATGGTGTTCTTCGGCGTGGCGTCATTGATTCGAGTGCTTCGGCAGATCCGCAGCGCCGACCCGACATCGCTTCAGCCGTAGCGCCGTGGGCGGTGCAGCGGCACACCGCTAGCGTTGTCGGCATGACGACGGTCTTCTCCGCCCCCGATGAACTCCTCGACGCGGTCGGCCGCGACCTCGGGGCCAGCGAGTGGGTCAGTATCGATCAGGCTCGCATCGACCAGTTCGCCGAGGCCACCGGCGATCACCAGTGGATCCATGTCGACCCTGTCGCTGCCGCCGATGGGCCCTTCGGAGCAACGATCGCCCACGGCTACCTCACGCTGGCCCTCACCAACCAGTTCCTGCCAGAGATCATGCAGGTGAACGGTGTCTCGATGGGCGTGAACTACGGCGCGAACAAGGTCCGCTTCCCGCAACCGGTCACCGTCGACAGCCGTGTTCGCGGCACTGCGACGATCACCGAAGCCACCGAGATCGACGGTGGCGTCCAGGTCGTGGTCACCATCACGGTGGAAATCGACGGGCAGGCGAAGCCGGCGTGTGTCGTCGAGTCGGTCAGCCGGTTCCTCCGGTGAACGAAGGGCGGAACTGATGGCAAAGCGAAAGCGTCGCAACGGACCCGTCACCAAGGTCGGCCCGTCGCTGCCGCCGGTCACCGCCGGTCTGCAGAGCCCGATGCGGCGTGTGCCGGCGGAGATCGCCCGTCCGCCCTATGCGGTGTCGGGTGATCCCGGCCCCTCGGTCAGCCCTGTTGTCCGCACCGACGACGAGATCGCTGCGATGCGCAGGACGGGTTCCGTCGCGGCCGAGATCCTCCTCCGCGCCGGGGAACTCGTCCGGCCGGGAATCACGACCGACGAGATCGATCGGGTCGTTCACGACCTCAGCATCGACGCCGGCGGATATCCGAGCCCGCTGAACTATCGCGGCTACCCGAAGTCGGTGTGCACCTCGGTCAACGAGGTGATCTGCCACGGGATCCCCGATTCTCGACCCCTCGCCGACGGCGACATCATCAACATCGACGTCACGCTGTATCGCGACGGTGTGCACGGCGACACCTCGGCGACGTTCCTCGTTGGTGACGTCGACTCGCAGTCGATCGATCTGGTCCGGGTGACCCTCGAATCCCTCAACCTCGCCATCGACGCAGTCACCCCGGGGGGACCCGTACGCGACATCGGTCAGGCGATCGAGCGTCACGCGGCGAAGCACCGTCTCGGCGTCGTGCGCGATTTCATCGGCCACGGAGTTGGCACAGAGTTCCACACCAGTCTCCAGATCCCGCACTACTACGACCGTCGGCAGACGACCCCGCTCGAGGTCGGCACGACGTTCACGATCGAGCCGATGCTCACATTGGGCGATCCCGATGCGGCGATGTGGGACGACGGCTGGACCGCCGTGACGATCGATGGCACGCGCACCGCACAGTTCGAGCACACACTGCTGATGACCGAGGGCGGCGCCGAGCGTCTCACCGTCACGGCGGCAGGTGAGTGTGCCCACGACCGGTTCACCGCTGCCGCGGTCTGAGCGGCCTGGGAACGGGAGCCCGCAGTCACGCGCTGACCAGCGAGAAACCCACCGAGCGCTCGATCGGGTCGGCACGGTCGAGTCTCACCGTGACCTCTGACCCCAGCGTGAGTCCGGTGGCAGGGATTCGAGCCACGACCGCAGGGTCGGCCAGCTGGAGTCGACCGCGATTGCGTTCCGCGTCGACATCGGTGACGACCGCGCGAAACTCCTCGCCCACGCGGGGCTCGAGAACGACGGCCTCGACGTAGTCGACCACGGCGCTCTCGAGGTTCCGGTCTCGTTGACTGGCCGCGCCCATGAGGCCGGGCAACTCGTCGAGTGCCTCCACCGCCCATGTCGGCGGTTCGTGCATCGCGCAGTGGGCGAGCACGATCTCGTTCGCGAAACGATCGCACAGCCGACGCAGCGGCGCGGTGACATGGGCGTAGGTCGACGCGATCGCGGAGTGGAGGGGATCCGCAGGCACGTCGTGTCCCTCGAACGCGACGTAGCCGGCACCACGCAGACCTCTGGCGGCCTGGCTCAACAGCGCAGCCCGCGCCGGGGTGTCGGGCCGGAGCCGGCGCACGCGCTCGGCGTAGCCGACGTCGTCGGGCCACTCGACGCCCAGCGCACGGGCGGTTCGCCGGATCTGATCGATCGTCTCCGGCTCCGGTTCCGGAAGTGTGCGGAGGATGCCGACGCCGGCGTCGAGCATGATGTGGCTCGCCGCGATGCCGGTCAGGAGTGAGATCTGTGCATTCCAGTCCTCGACCACCAGGCTCACGTCGTATTCGAGCTGATATGCACCGTCATCGCCGCGAACGACTTCCTGGGCGGGCAGCGCAAGGCTCACCGCCCCGCGGCGTCGCTCCTGTTCGATGCGCTGTTCACCGATCGTCCGGAGCAGGGCGAGTGATGGGGAGGCGGCGCCACCGTCGATCATCGTCTGGGCATCGGCATAGGTGAGCTGCGC carries:
- a CDS encoding MaoC family dehydratase, coding for MTTVFSAPDELLDAVGRDLGASEWVSIDQARIDQFAEATGDHQWIHVDPVAAADGPFGATIAHGYLTLALTNQFLPEIMQVNGVSMGVNYGANKVRFPQPVTVDSRVRGTATITEATEIDGGVQVVVTITVEIDGQAKPACVVESVSRFLR
- the map gene encoding type I methionyl aminopeptidase, whose amino-acid sequence is MAKRKRRNGPVTKVGPSLPPVTAGLQSPMRRVPAEIARPPYAVSGDPGPSVSPVVRTDDEIAAMRRTGSVAAEILLRAGELVRPGITTDEIDRVVHDLSIDAGGYPSPLNYRGYPKSVCTSVNEVICHGIPDSRPLADGDIINIDVTLYRDGVHGDTSATFLVGDVDSQSIDLVRVTLESLNLAIDAVTPGGPVRDIGQAIERHAAKHRLGVVRDFIGHGVGTEFHTSLQIPHYYDRRQTTPLEVGTTFTIEPMLTLGDPDAAMWDDGWTAVTIDGTRTAQFEHTLLMTEGGAERLTVTAAGECAHDRFTAAAV
- a CDS encoding RNB domain-containing ribonuclease, with the protein product MPSRVVHCPPDPAVVAGFRRIRDQLDVPAAFSPDVVAAADRSRAAGPQIPPGASNAVRNATDIPFVAIDPPGSRDLDQAFAAEPHGNGHRVFYAIADVAALVPPGGLVDLEARARGVTLYSPDLRTSLHPESINEDAGSLLTGQERQALLWTIDLDDAGEVIDAHLERARVINTAQLTYADAQTMIDGGAASPSLALLRTIGEQRIEQERRRGAVSLALPAQEVVRGDDGAYQLEYDVSLVVEDWNAQISLLTGIAASHIMLDAGVGILRTLPEPEPETIDQIRRTARALGVEWPDDVGYAERVRRLRPDTPARAALLSQAARGLRGAGYVAFEGHDVPADPLHSAIASTYAHVTAPLRRLCDRFANEIVLAHCAMHEPPTWAVEALDELPGLMGAASQRDRNLESAVVDYVEAVVLEPRVGEEFRAVVTDVDAERNRGRLQLADPAVVARIPATGLTLGSEVTVRLDRADPIERSVGFSLVSA